The uncultured Methanomethylovorans sp. genome contains a region encoding:
- a CDS encoding DNA topoisomerase I has protein sequence MHLIIAEKHIAAKRIANILSAGKLSQVRVNGVDTYQFQAEDGQKVFIGLSGHIVKLDFPRSYNNWQKVEAKELVDADVITVSTEARIVAALKKLGKEADYVTIATDYDREGELIGVEALKIIREINPDVHFDRVHYSAITPKEIIDAFENVAKIDFNLADAGHSRQVIDLVWGASLTRFISLAAGRLGKLFLSVGRVQSPTLALIVDKEREREAFEIKPYWELYAQLKDKKGNDFTVQHVNRRFWEKQEVDAVVTKLGKTAIIIEVVTATKQDKPPIPFNTTEFITAASSLGFTPASAMRVAEALYIQGFISYPRTDNTVYPATLDLREMIEVFAKGTFKEYADKLLAKETLEPTRGKKETTDHPPIYPASLAKKSELSEQEWKIYEMVVRRFFATFAEPAVWETIKAKFDISSEEFSATGARLVEAGWRWYYPYNAPEDRLLPAMKEGDEMNVREIEVQNKETQPPGRYGQGRLIRTMEELGLGTKATRHEIISKLYSRAYVHGNPLQPTKTAYAVVEALEKYAPTISKSEMTSKLEADMDRIAEGHIPEEEVLQESREMLNSVFSDLESNKDNITESLRAGLREDKVIGTCPKCGSLLMVMRSKRGSRFIGCKGYPDCSFSLPLPKSGHVVVTDKLCEEHGLYHIRIITEGKRPWNLGCPHCNFNEWQQSQQEKEKGTQEQNEVEDTSSDKQGKIRKKITDIKGIGKVTAEKLDSVGVSKVEDLVNRDAEELAKLTKISINKIREWQEAVV, from the coding sequence ATGCACCTTATAATAGCAGAAAAGCATATCGCAGCAAAAAGGATAGCAAACATACTTTCTGCGGGAAAACTCAGCCAGGTGCGTGTGAACGGGGTAGATACATATCAGTTCCAGGCTGAAGACGGACAAAAAGTATTCATAGGCTTAAGCGGGCACATTGTAAAACTTGATTTCCCTAGATCCTATAACAACTGGCAGAAGGTAGAAGCAAAAGAACTGGTGGATGCGGACGTAATTACAGTTTCCACAGAAGCGCGGATAGTAGCTGCACTTAAAAAACTAGGTAAAGAAGCAGACTATGTAACAATTGCAACTGACTACGATCGTGAAGGAGAACTTATTGGAGTGGAAGCCTTGAAGATCATCCGGGAAATTAATCCGGATGTGCACTTTGACAGGGTACATTATAGTGCCATCACCCCTAAAGAGATCATAGATGCATTTGAGAATGTAGCAAAAATAGATTTCAATCTTGCAGATGCAGGCCATTCCCGGCAGGTCATCGACCTTGTATGGGGTGCTTCCTTAACACGTTTCATATCCCTTGCTGCAGGAAGACTAGGGAAACTATTCCTTTCAGTGGGCAGGGTCCAATCTCCCACATTAGCGCTCATAGTGGACAAGGAAAGAGAAAGAGAAGCCTTTGAGATCAAGCCATACTGGGAATTGTATGCCCAGCTTAAAGACAAGAAAGGAAATGATTTTACTGTACAGCACGTAAACAGGCGCTTCTGGGAAAAACAAGAGGTTGATGCGGTAGTTACTAAATTGGGAAAGACCGCCATCATCATAGAGGTTGTTACAGCAACTAAACAGGATAAGCCACCCATCCCATTCAACACCACTGAGTTCATTACTGCAGCCAGTTCTCTGGGTTTTACTCCCGCCAGCGCTATGCGTGTTGCTGAGGCACTGTACATACAAGGTTTCATTTCATATCCCAGAACTGACAACACAGTGTATCCCGCTACCCTGGATCTAAGAGAGATGATAGAGGTTTTTGCCAAAGGTACATTCAAAGAGTATGCAGACAAACTGCTTGCAAAAGAGACACTGGAGCCTACGCGAGGCAAAAAAGAAACAACCGACCATCCTCCTATATATCCGGCATCCCTTGCCAAGAAATCCGAACTGAGTGAGCAGGAATGGAAAATATATGAAATGGTAGTAAGGCGGTTCTTTGCAACATTTGCAGAACCTGCCGTATGGGAAACTATCAAAGCGAAATTTGATATCAGTTCGGAGGAATTCAGCGCCACGGGAGCCAGGCTTGTGGAAGCCGGCTGGAGATGGTACTACCCATATAATGCACCAGAGGACAGGCTTCTTCCGGCTATGAAAGAAGGAGATGAGATGAATGTCCGGGAAATAGAGGTCCAGAACAAGGAAACCCAGCCACCGGGAAGATACGGTCAGGGACGTCTTATCCGCACGATGGAAGAATTGGGACTAGGTACAAAAGCAACCAGGCATGAGATCATTAGTAAATTGTATTCCCGGGCATATGTGCACGGAAATCCTTTGCAGCCGACAAAAACAGCATATGCTGTAGTGGAGGCCCTTGAAAAATATGCCCCCACCATATCAAAGTCGGAAATGACAAGCAAGCTTGAAGCAGACATGGATAGAATAGCAGAGGGACATATTCCAGAAGAAGAAGTGCTTCAAGAGTCAAGAGAAATGCTGAATTCTGTGTTTAGCGACCTTGAGAGTAATAAGGATAACATTACAGAATCTCTTAGGGCTGGACTTAGAGAAGATAAAGTAATAGGCACCTGTCCTAAATGCGGGTCCTTACTCATGGTAATGAGGTCAAAGAGAGGGTCCAGGTTTATAGGGTGTAAGGGTTATCCAGACTGCAGTTTCTCTCTGCCTCTGCCAAAGAGCGGACATGTAGTTGTCACTGACAAGCTATGTGAGGAGCACGGACTGTACCACATCCGCATAATCACTGAGGGGAAAAGACCCTGGAATCTGGGATGTCCTCACTGTAACTTCAACGAATGGCAACAATCACAGCAGGAAAAAGAAAAAGGTACACAAGAACAAAATGAAGTAGAAGACACATCTTCAGATAAACAGGGGAAAATAAGAAAAAAGATAACTGACATAAAGGGAATAGGTAAGGTCACTGCCGAGAAGCTTGACAGCGTGGGTGTTTCCAAAGTAGAGGATCTTGTTAACAGGGATGCAGAGGAACTGGCAAAGCTTACTAAGATATCAATTAATAAAATAAGAGAGTGGCAGGAAGCCGTTGTTTGA
- a CDS encoding PGF-pre-PGF domain-containing protein encodes MRIKLKEASHVALILIITMIIAGISPAQGTNIELVDSLGGDNYDIAIAGNYTYVGQGNDLVILDLTDDTKPSEISRTSTPSTINAIALAGNYSYMANGENGLIIADITDVSAPKITGNNSTGGVASDICVSGNYAYVIGSNGLSIMSISNPSSPTYVSSYVAGEMSDIAISGNNAYIISKDNMEDEDFYSLLIVDITNPVSPTLTGTYGIGEGGSVAIVGNYAYVSSGSGFMIVDVTDPVAPAFAGSYDIGNSVNEIKVSGNYAYLTGYSLTILDITNPLTPVLVSTYDIGNAQEMDIAEDYVYVINSMSGRNNGVVILNITDPAVPAYVGIYSTTHNAYDIATSDNYAYIADYNNGLVIVNITNPTTLKVESSIGIENHPYDIDVAENYAYIANSGLTILNTTNPLLPKIESSYYNYSGDAAGVAIKDNYAYVASIFGGLLILNISDPAAPTFVSNYVTDDAQSVDISGNYAYIANGFSGVFILNISDPKTPVLVGSYNTRGYANDVAVAGNCACVADGNNGLAILNITNPSSPNLASTFDTVGYANDVTISEDSAYVAASDNGLVVVDISNPIEPTLEGSYATGNAFGVAVSDDNAYVADYNDGLFVFHLSESQDSTSPASVTNLKESGVGSSWIRWTWTNPTDADFSHAMIYIDGTFAINTSDQYYNLTKLAEGTTHTIGIRTVDTSGNINSVLVNDTAITIAPDRTSPASVTNLKESAVGLNWINWKWVNPSNADFSHVKVYMNGVFITNTSGKSINSYNSTGLSEGNNYTISIQTVDSNGNINSTMINDSATTVKLPQISNLSGTNISTSSITLVWQASDNTKNVQISCNDIVIGTVSGATTYVDSDLSSDTDYNYTLIPANEEGLAGNAVTINLRTSSAGSSGGSGGGSSTTKSSTGGGGAGSAEDFENVLLKDIANAYLIMNENASYEFTKEGNPIQSISFYSLKNSGEITSTIEVLNDKSKLVNSTPEGSVYKYINIWVGKFGFATEANIKDSKVKFKVASSWMQDMGVNPEEIRLQRYNGNEWKMLPTSLISNNTDYLLFESQTPGFSPFAITTGGTPKQVNVEETNKLQATGSDEYLNNPLETGNADLDKTKPEKSRTWTLILIFLVAGLFVTGHEYLKKQRN; translated from the coding sequence ATGAGAATCAAATTGAAAGAAGCAAGTCATGTAGCTCTAATATTGATCATAACGATGATCATTGCAGGGATCTCTCCGGCTCAAGGAACGAACATAGAATTAGTTGATAGCCTTGGTGGAGACAATTACGACATTGCAATAGCTGGAAATTATACATACGTTGGACAAGGAAACGATCTTGTCATTTTGGATCTTACCGATGACACAAAACCATCTGAAATATCAAGAACATCCACTCCATCAACAATAAATGCCATTGCATTAGCAGGTAACTACTCCTATATGGCCAATGGAGAAAATGGTCTTATAATAGCGGATATAACCGATGTCTCTGCACCCAAGATCACTGGAAATAATAGTACTGGTGGTGTTGCATCTGATATTTGTGTATCCGGCAACTATGCCTATGTGATCGGAAGCAATGGACTTTCGATTATGAGCATCAGTAATCCCTCATCTCCGACATATGTAAGCAGTTATGTAGCTGGTGAAATGAGTGACATTGCCATATCAGGCAACAATGCATACATAATAAGCAAAGACAATATGGAAGATGAAGATTTTTATAGCCTTCTTATCGTAGACATCACTAACCCAGTATCTCCAACACTAACAGGCACTTATGGTATAGGAGAAGGAGGAAGTGTTGCTATTGTAGGAAACTATGCATACGTTTCATCTGGCAGTGGCTTTATGATAGTAGATGTCACAGACCCGGTTGCACCTGCATTTGCAGGCAGTTATGACATTGGAAATAGTGTGAATGAAATAAAAGTATCAGGAAACTATGCCTACTTAACTGGCTATAGCCTTACGATCCTGGATATTACGAACCCATTAACACCAGTGCTTGTAAGCACCTATGATATTGGAAATGCACAGGAAATGGATATAGCAGAAGATTATGTGTACGTTATCAATTCAATGAGCGGAAGAAATAATGGCGTTGTTATTCTAAATATTACTGATCCTGCAGTGCCTGCATACGTCGGTATTTACAGCACAACTCACAATGCTTACGATATTGCTACTTCAGACAACTATGCCTATATAGCAGATTATAACAATGGACTTGTCATTGTTAACATCACCAATCCCACTACATTAAAAGTAGAAAGCTCTATTGGTATTGAAAACCATCCATATGACATTGATGTTGCAGAGAATTACGCTTACATCGCCAACAGTGGACTCACGATCCTGAATACAACTAACCCTTTGTTGCCAAAGATCGAAAGCAGTTACTATAACTATTCTGGTGATGCAGCTGGAGTTGCCATAAAAGACAATTACGCCTATGTAGCAAGCATTTTTGGCGGTCTTTTGATATTAAACATCAGTGATCCGGCAGCACCAACATTTGTAAGCAATTATGTTACCGATGATGCACAAAGTGTTGACATATCAGGAAATTATGCCTACATAGCCAATGGTTTCAGTGGCGTATTCATTCTTAACATAAGTGATCCGAAAACACCGGTATTAGTGGGCAGCTATAACACTCGTGGATATGCAAATGATGTTGCTGTGGCAGGTAATTGTGCTTGTGTAGCAGATGGTAACAATGGCCTCGCAATACTGAACATCACAAATCCTTCATCACCAAATCTTGCCAGTACTTTTGACACTGTTGGCTATGCAAATGATGTTACCATTTCAGAAGATAGTGCTTATGTAGCAGCCAGTGACAATGGGCTTGTAGTAGTAGATATAAGCAACCCGATAGAACCAACACTTGAAGGAAGTTATGCTACCGGAAATGCATTTGGTGTTGCTGTATCAGATGATAATGCGTATGTAGCTGATTACAATGATGGCCTCTTCGTATTTCACCTGAGTGAATCCCAGGACAGTACATCACCAGCATCTGTAACCAATCTTAAAGAAAGTGGTGTTGGCTCAAGCTGGATAAGATGGACATGGACAAATCCCACTGATGCAGACTTTAGCCATGCTATGATATACATAGATGGTACATTTGCCATAAATACATCTGATCAGTATTACAACTTAACAAAACTAGCCGAAGGAACCACGCATACCATAGGCATCAGAACTGTAGACACTTCCGGGAACATTAACTCTGTACTCGTAAATGACACAGCAATAACTATTGCACCAGACAGAACATCACCTGCATCTGTAACCAACCTTAAAGAGAGTGCTGTGGGTTTGAACTGGATCAACTGGAAGTGGGTAAATCCATCCAATGCAGACTTCAGCCATGTGAAGGTGTACATGAATGGTGTGTTTATCACAAATACATCTGGTAAATCCATTAACTCCTACAATTCAACAGGACTTTCTGAAGGAAACAATTACACTATCAGCATACAAACAGTCGATAGTAATGGCAACATAAATTCTACAATGATCAATGACTCTGCCACTACAGTGAAACTCCCGCAGATATCCAATCTCTCGGGAACGAACATTTCTACAAGTTCTATTACACTGGTATGGCAAGCTTCCGACAATACCAAGAACGTGCAAATAAGCTGCAATGACATAGTTATTGGTACCGTTAGCGGAGCAACGACATATGTAGATAGTGACCTGAGCAGTGATACAGATTATAACTATACATTGATCCCAGCCAATGAAGAGGGATTGGCAGGAAATGCAGTAACTATTAACCTCAGAACATCCTCTGCCGGCAGCAGTGGCGGAAGTGGAGGAGGAAGCAGCACCACAAAGAGTAGCACTGGTGGTGGAGGTGCCGGAAGTGCCGAAGACTTTGAGAACGTATTACTGAAAGATATCGCAAATGCATACTTAATAATGAATGAAAATGCAAGCTATGAATTTACAAAAGAAGGTAATCCGATACAGTCAATAAGCTTCTATTCCCTCAAGAACTCCGGGGAGATAACATCTACTATAGAAGTACTGAATGACAAGTCAAAACTAGTGAACAGTACTCCTGAAGGAAGTGTCTATAAATACATCAATATTTGGGTAGGTAAATTCGGCTTTGCGACAGAAGCAAACATCAAGGATTCAAAGGTAAAGTTCAAAGTGGCTAGCTCCTGGATGCAGGATATGGGTGTAAATCCAGAAGAAATAAGGTTGCAGAGATACAATGGCAATGAATGGAAAATGTTACCGACCAGCTTGATAAGCAATAACACAGATTATCTGTTATTTGAATCTCAGACACCTGGTTTTTCACCATTTGCGATCACAACCGGAGGAACACCTAAACAGGTCAATGTTGAAGAAACTAACAAATTACAGGCTACAGGATCAGATGAATATTTGAACAATCCTCTTGAGACTGGAAATGCCGACCTGGACAAAACAAAACCAGAGAAATCCAGGACCTGGACATTGATATTGATATTCCTTGTAGCAGGATTATTTGTTACAGGACATGAATATCTGAAGAAGCAACGAAATTGA
- a CDS encoding flavodoxin family protein — protein sequence MKIVAIQSSPRGKNSNTLKLLDAALEGVTAAGGETELVDVTKLNIKYCKACDVCHKIGVCPIKDDYNAVLEKLLDADGIIWSSPNYMANVTAQLKTLFDRSPHVAHEQLFDEKYGFSLTTAGSSDVNFVLDIMNAFMRICGGNIIGGVGCAMVQGPSAMEAAIGRSYEMGRDLVEAIREKRKYPEQEAVHKAWREGFRNVIIANKEQWPHNVDHWISKGWL from the coding sequence ATGAAAATAGTTGCAATACAATCAAGCCCAAGAGGCAAGAATAGCAATACATTGAAGCTTTTGGATGCGGCTCTGGAAGGTGTCACAGCAGCAGGAGGAGAAACGGAGTTAGTTGATGTCACAAAATTGAATATCAAGTACTGTAAAGCATGTGATGTTTGTCATAAGATAGGTGTATGCCCCATAAAGGATGATTACAATGCCGTATTGGAAAAATTGCTGGATGCAGACGGTATCATATGGAGTAGCCCTAATTATATGGCTAATGTGACTGCACAACTTAAGACATTGTTTGATAGGAGTCCTCATGTTGCTCATGAGCAGCTCTTTGACGAAAAGTATGGTTTTTCTTTGACAACTGCAGGTAGCAGTGATGTTAATTTTGTGCTTGATATCATGAATGCTTTCATGAGGATATGCGGAGGCAATATCATCGGTGGCGTGGGATGTGCAATGGTCCAAGGTCCATCTGCAATGGAAGCAGCTATTGGAAGATCATATGAGATGGGTAGAGATCTTGTGGAAGCTATACGTGAGAAAAGAAAATATCCTGAGCAGGAAGCGGTACATAAGGCATGGAGAGAAGGGTTCAGAAACGTCATAATAGCCAACAAAGAGCAGTGGCCTCATAATGTGGACCACTGGATTTCAAAGGGTTGGTTATAA
- a CDS encoding DUF169 domain-containing protein has translation MVSVGELGKKLVEAGRLKLRPLCVYGSDKMPQDAVPSYKIDRCIARVAYSVALSDKISAVYVEAGHEQCCGGGLVWMGFAEPHPKLKYFVTVGTPDFRGGAAENLKATAELFDEQKKRIGIITPPGKYIIIAPCTDEIELATIRSVLLFAGAEQIRNLCGLAQFSSSNPFFKTLIPAGATCSVMITFPAGMAEHAPKDSAYIGPTDPTGNLWFPPDMLVMGIPASLAIQMSTDLDESFIGRRSKIAYPEKRIRIEDAECTFNK, from the coding sequence ATGGTAAGTGTTGGGGAGCTGGGGAAGAAACTTGTGGAGGCCGGGAGGCTGAAGTTGCGCCCGCTTTGTGTATATGGCTCTGATAAGATGCCGCAAGATGCTGTACCATCGTATAAAATTGATCGGTGCATAGCAAGGGTTGCCTATAGTGTTGCGCTTTCGGATAAAATATCCGCTGTTTACGTCGAAGCAGGTCATGAGCAGTGTTGCGGCGGTGGGTTGGTGTGGATGGGTTTTGCAGAACCGCACCCTAAACTTAAGTATTTTGTGACTGTGGGCACCCCGGATTTCCGTGGTGGTGCTGCGGAGAATTTGAAGGCAACGGCAGAGCTATTTGATGAGCAAAAAAAGCGCATTGGTATAATTACTCCGCCAGGTAAATACATTATCATTGCACCGTGTACCGATGAGATTGAGCTAGCAACGATCAGGTCAGTCCTCCTCTTCGCAGGTGCTGAACAGATAAGGAACCTGTGCGGACTGGCACAGTTCAGCAGTTCCAATCCTTTCTTCAAGACTCTGATCCCCGCCGGAGCTACCTGTTCAGTGATGATTACTTTCCCTGCAGGCATGGCAGAACATGCACCAAAAGATTCTGCTTATATCGGTCCCACTGATCCTACTGGAAACCTGTGGTTTCCTCCAGATATGTTGGTCATGGGCATTCCGGCATCTTTAGCCATACAGATGTCAACTGATCTGGATGAGTCTTTCATAGGAAGGAGGAGTAAAATAGCATATCCTGAAAAAAGAATTAGAATCGAAGATGCTGAATGCACTTTCAATAAATGA
- a CDS encoding glutamate--tRNA ligase: MTLTDEDKQIIEKYALQNAVKYGKAPQLAAVMGKVMGECTHLRASAKEVSPLIQEILERVAKETPEQWQARLEALAPELIEDMCTKKEPLKGLKPLEGAECKKVVMRFAPNPNGPPTLGSTRGIVVNSEYVKMYEGKLIIRFDDTDPQTKRPMLEAYDWYLYDCKWLGAKPDQVVIASDRIPLYYKYARQLIEQGNAYVCFCSSEDFKNLKDISEPCPHRDASPQENLMHWDKMLAGEYEAKDAVLRLKTDIKHKDPAIRDYGIFRIVKQPHPRPEIDSKYVVWPLLDFEGAIEDHELGTTHIIRGKDLMDSETRQTYIYKYLGWKYPKTMHWGRVKMHEFGKFSTSTLRRAIEEGEYSGWDDPRLPTLRAMRRRGILPQAIRKFMIEMGVGETDVSISMDTLYAENRKIIDPLASRYFFVWDPVELTIAGAQPRTAKPPKHPTENKGYRSIDVEDKVFVCKDDMEQLQIGSCIRLKDLYNIEITSLSPLQASYIGDEVANLKKDRMKIIHWAPVNGTPVKVLSPDGEFKGIGEKLISTELDNVVQFERFGFCRIDSVGPEIVAYFTHK; the protein is encoded by the coding sequence ATGACATTAACTGATGAGGATAAACAGATCATTGAGAAATACGCACTTCAAAATGCTGTGAAGTATGGAAAAGCCCCGCAGCTTGCGGCTGTTATGGGCAAAGTAATGGGAGAATGCACCCATCTGAGAGCCAGTGCAAAAGAAGTATCGCCTCTTATACAAGAGATCCTGGAAAGGGTCGCGAAAGAAACTCCTGAGCAGTGGCAGGCAAGACTTGAAGCACTTGCACCTGAGCTTATTGAGGATATGTGTACTAAAAAGGAACCTTTAAAGGGTTTAAAACCACTTGAAGGTGCTGAGTGTAAAAAAGTGGTCATGCGTTTTGCACCGAATCCAAATGGTCCTCCTACGCTGGGCAGCACCCGTGGTATAGTGGTGAACTCGGAGTACGTGAAGATGTACGAGGGCAAGCTTATCATCAGATTCGATGACACAGACCCGCAAACCAAGCGACCTATGCTTGAGGCTTACGATTGGTACTTGTACGACTGCAAGTGGTTAGGTGCTAAACCTGACCAAGTGGTCATTGCGTCCGATCGCATACCGCTTTATTATAAGTATGCACGACAGCTCATAGAACAAGGCAATGCATATGTGTGCTTCTGTAGCAGCGAGGATTTCAAGAACCTCAAGGATATCAGCGAGCCTTGTCCCCACAGAGATGCAAGCCCACAGGAGAACCTTATGCACTGGGACAAAATGCTGGCCGGAGAATATGAAGCAAAGGATGCAGTGCTTCGCCTGAAGACGGACATCAAGCACAAAGATCCCGCAATAAGGGATTATGGAATTTTCCGCATTGTTAAACAACCCCATCCACGACCTGAAATCGACTCTAAGTATGTTGTTTGGCCTCTTTTAGATTTTGAGGGAGCTATTGAGGACCATGAGCTTGGCACCACCCATATCATACGGGGTAAGGACCTGATGGATAGCGAGACACGCCAGACATACATCTATAAGTACCTAGGCTGGAAGTATCCAAAGACCATGCACTGGGGCAGGGTGAAAATGCACGAGTTCGGCAAGTTTAGTACCAGTACCTTGCGCCGTGCAATTGAGGAAGGCGAATACTCCGGCTGGGATGACCCGCGCCTTCCAACTCTGAGGGCTATGCGCAGAAGGGGAATATTGCCCCAGGCTATCCGCAAGTTCATGATAGAGATGGGTGTAGGCGAAACTGATGTGAGCATCAGCATGGACACATTATATGCTGAGAACAGAAAGATAATAGACCCTCTCGCTAGCAGGTACTTCTTTGTATGGGATCCTGTGGAACTCACAATAGCAGGTGCACAACCCCGCACAGCCAAACCCCCAAAACACCCCACAGAGAACAAGGGATACCGGAGCATCGATGTTGAAGATAAAGTGTTTGTATGTAAGGACGATATGGAACAGCTTCAGATAGGCTCATGCATTCGCCTGAAGGACCTGTACAATATAGAGATCACCTCTCTTTCCCCGCTTCAGGCCAGTTATATAGGTGATGAAGTGGCCAACCTTAAGAAGGACCGCATGAAGATCATCCACTGGGCACCAGTTAATGGAACCCCGGTCAAAGTGCTCTCTCCCGATGGCGAGTTCAAAGGTATTGGAGAAAAGCTGATCTCAACTGAACTGGACAATGTTGTGCAGTTCGAAAGATTTGGCTTCTGCAGAATAGATTCTGTAGGCCCAGAGATCGTGGCTTACTTTACACACAAGTAA
- a CDS encoding fumarylacetoacetate hydrolase family protein: MLGRFRYRDEIFYGNVDRNKVIGKGNVEGKVFELSELCILPPSVPTKIVCVGLNYHDHAVEVNMPIPKEPVLFLKPPSAVIGHMDKIVYPRMSEQVDFEAELAVVIGKRCKNIKRKKAVDVIAGYTCFNDVTARDLQRKDRQWTRAKSFDTFAPIGPFIVPADQIDPEKVRISSRVNGVTKQDSCTSNIIFDIPYLLEFISNVMTLEVGDIIATGTPPGVDSLHPGDVVEIDIEGIGVLKNEVI; this comes from the coding sequence ATGCTGGGTCGCTTCAGGTACAGGGATGAAATATTTTATGGGAATGTGGATCGCAACAAGGTAATTGGAAAGGGAAATGTAGAAGGAAAGGTATTCGAACTTTCCGAACTATGCATTCTTCCCCCATCTGTACCTACGAAGATCGTATGTGTGGGCTTGAACTACCATGACCATGCAGTTGAAGTCAACATGCCAATACCGAAAGAACCGGTGCTTTTCCTTAAGCCTCCGTCAGCTGTCATTGGACATATGGATAAAATTGTTTATCCGCGCATGAGCGAGCAAGTGGATTTTGAAGCAGAGTTGGCCGTAGTCATAGGTAAACGCTGCAAGAACATCAAGAGGAAAAAAGCAGTAGACGTGATAGCAGGATACACATGTTTTAACGATGTAACAGCAAGAGACCTACAACGGAAGGATCGCCAGTGGACACGGGCTAAAAGCTTTGACACATTTGCCCCCATAGGTCCTTTCATAGTACCTGCAGACCAGATAGATCCAGAGAAAGTACGCATAAGTAGCAGAGTAAATGGTGTGACTAAGCAGGACTCATGTACTTCAAATATCATTTTTGATATACCTTATCTCCTCGAATTCATTTCAAATGTAATGACTCTTGAAGTTGGGGACATTATTGCCACAGGTACTCCACCGGGCGTGGATTCTTTGCACCCCGGAGATGTTGTAGAAATAGATATCGAAGGTATAGGTGTTCTAAAAAACGAGGTGATATAA
- a CDS encoding cupredoxin domain-containing protein, protein MQSHKRYVSLPLLILALVMGIVLTVGSAQSSDALYSQYGGSARIVDTNASIQKASSMMNQFVIMTTLSPETIEVQAGDTVTWNNLQRPKKPVILVSDDDMWEPQTIYYGKSFSFTFPNTGAYTFSIEGTQMKGSVIVSEKIMKSVAEEESGVDTAPSMPLMVWNQTKNVTEGMVQTVTGTIAQLTRGTNEFLMIRTLDPTNMEVKAGETVTWHNLQRPNKPIVLVSKENMWEPQTIYYGKVFSFIFDTPGTYNFMLNGTNITGTIVVSESNVANVPESGEEQVFPSVPESSPLMVQNETKEQVGAKTGEMSQTVIQTKEFLMIKTIDPTIMEVKAGESVTWRNLQRPKMPIVVVSKEDLWKPQTIYYGKVFTYTFDKPGTYTFMLEGTGISGTVVVI, encoded by the coding sequence ATGCAATCACACAAGAGATATGTGTCATTACCTCTTTTGATCCTTGCTTTAGTCATGGGGATAGTTCTTACGGTTGGAAGCGCTCAGTCATCTGACGCTTTATATTCCCAGTATGGAGGATCAGCTAGGATAGTAGATACTAATGCCTCAATACAAAAGGCATCATCCATGATGAATCAATTTGTCATAATGACCACTTTAAGCCCTGAAACCATAGAGGTCCAGGCAGGAGATACAGTTACATGGAACAATCTCCAAAGGCCAAAGAAGCCTGTCATTCTGGTAAGTGATGATGATATGTGGGAACCTCAGACAATCTATTATGGTAAGTCTTTCTCCTTCACTTTCCCAAATACCGGGGCATACACCTTTAGCATTGAGGGTACTCAGATGAAAGGGTCAGTAATTGTTTCGGAAAAGATCATGAAAAGCGTAGCTGAAGAAGAATCAGGGGTAGACACGGCTCCAAGCATGCCTTTGATGGTATGGAATCAGACAAAAAATGTAACTGAGGGTATGGTACAAACTGTCACAGGAACCATTGCACAGCTTACTAGAGGGACAAATGAATTCCTTATGATCAGAACATTGGATCCTACTAATATGGAAGTAAAGGCCGGTGAAACTGTTACTTGGCATAATCTTCAGAGGCCAAATAAGCCTATAGTTCTGGTGAGCAAGGAGAATATGTGGGAGCCTCAAACCATCTATTATGGCAAGGTATTCAGTTTCATTTTCGATACCCCAGGTACCTATAATTTCATGCTGAACGGCACCAATATAACCGGTACAATCGTTGTTTCCGAATCTAATGTGGCAAATGTGCCGGAATCCGGGGAAGAGCAAGTTTTCCCCTCTGTTCCAGAGTCAAGTCCATTGATGGTTCAAAATGAAACCAAGGAACAAGTAGGGGCAAAGACCGGAGAAATGTCGCAGACTGTAATCCAGACAAAGGAGTTCCTTATGATCAAGACCATAGACCCTACAATAATGGAAGTAAAAGCTGGAGAATCTGTGACATGGAGAAACCTCCAGAGACCAAAGATGCCAATTGTGGTTGTAAGCAAGGAAGACTTATGGAAGCCTCAGACCATTTACTATGGCAAGGTATTCACTTATACATTTGATAAACCGGGTACCTATACCTTTATGCTTGAAGGCACTGGGATATCAGGTACTGTCGTAGTTATTTGA